A genome region from Alicyclobacillus acidocaldarius subsp. acidocaldarius DSM 446 includes the following:
- a CDS encoding helix-turn-helix domain-containing protein — protein MWVGQALRMLRLHTGVTQDYVAYCARTTQAQIARVELGTRQPTLCVLRGYARATGQPEAVMRICEAAILGLEYDAMSA, from the coding sequence ATGTGGGTTGGACAAGCCCTGCGGATGCTTCGACTCCACACGGGCGTCACACAGGACTACGTCGCGTACTGCGCAAGGACAACCCAGGCGCAGATCGCAAGGGTGGAGCTCGGTACACGGCAGCCGACGCTGTGTGTGCTGAGAGGCTACGCGCGGGCGACGGGGCAGCCGGAGGCGGTGATGAGGATTTGCGAGGCGGCGATTCTCGGGCTGGAGTACGATGCGATGAGCGCGTAG
- a CDS encoding helix-turn-helix transcriptional regulator — MVVMMTKTLGQRLKERRLAMQLTVKQAAEMLNMTERGYRYLEADEKRPSIETAVKIEDRFGISIREMVNDAEHSA, encoded by the coding sequence ATGGTGGTGATGATGACCAAGACATTAGGGCAGCGACTTAAAGAACGCCGCTTGGCAATGCAACTCACGGTGAAGCAAGCCGCCGAAATGCTTAACATGACTGAGCGCGGTTATCGATACTTGGAGGCTGATGAAAAACGGCCATCCATCGAAACCGCAGTGAAGATTGAAGACCGATTCGGAATCTCGATTCGGGAAATGGTCAACGATGCTGAACACTCAGCGTAG
- a CDS encoding ImmA/IrrE family metallo-endopeptidase: MDEKLNEMYSIVKKEGIVLDWDDLDFGYMKINGIYFYEHIRKKPFIVLNPRIERSQVLHRCVLAEELGHYFTVPFYLCYRPFACYADRLTFSRDEFRALRWAARFLIPDGDIDPHHLEDMSINELADYFNVTVEIMEVRLKLIRYSA; encoded by the coding sequence ATGGACGAAAAACTTAACGAAATGTATTCCATCGTGAAAAAGGAAGGGATTGTTTTAGATTGGGATGATTTAGACTTCGGATACATGAAGATAAATGGAATTTACTTCTATGAACATATTCGTAAAAAGCCTTTTATTGTCTTAAATCCTCGCATCGAACGTTCCCAGGTCCTTCACAGATGTGTTCTTGCTGAAGAACTGGGGCATTATTTTACTGTGCCATTTTACTTATGCTATCGTCCATTCGCTTGTTACGCAGATAGACTCACATTCAGCCGTGACGAATTTCGCGCATTGAGATGGGCTGCGCGCTTTTTAATTCCTGATGGCGACATTGACCCACATCATCTTGAAGATATGAGTATCAATGAACTGGCCGATTATTTCAATGTCACTGTCGAAATCATGGAAGTAAGATTAAAATTGATACGCTATTCAGCATAG
- a CDS encoding DUF5906 domain-containing protein — protein MSEHAFCGSPEESIDFLRWWFEGGAGYVEIRPIPNRKDDRETAIKAVKARRSFTTKDFEALRDYFARGYQSPDMARCGWYFGTCLRDKPVQRTQEGRWIGGSAEDVVACPGAWADVDDHGREDDEERMAQAERVLVMLAEKGFVPSAVVRSGGGRGRHLYFKFMRPVDPETGRRIVWKLAKVLSSDLNVADVARVMRIPGSMHTRAGRIVKVTVEELRKDALYRPDELETAIDEIAEALGVDLTRTESVPSVSDGAEFTGDWKPVPAEFVEEQLPTICARFKAYVQDPNIVSEPIWHKMACLLKSMNPDSSLFHKWSEGYDMGPDKRYNWSETERKFRSSRPLAVRCSTFQELDPMSVCAACRHFQRGSSPATFVRRAYAAQLGLPGLYGAPVEADGPKMDGLPTQTTEEALHANGGTRVAAGAEDWVEAPEDVIVHEPVAWTEDLSEAPEDNTNWSEQPFTNRTAREWARAKKWHFVYIDEEKGKEHLLLRRMATTIKKDFNLQYFFQSCYYYDGTIYTTPTDDGEDEAVIRDFILEALETLKPTWATWSRAEEIKRMLINNVQRDKDHSVESIRVHEVWNTEPLVPFANGLLDMSDPFDHDWRVYDFSPKHRINWKLTIPFFENWHRTPKSWTLAMKDAEVDVLDFFRTTFPDDETRRSILEFLGYCLCRWDQSEECYAILYGPGQNGKSTLLGMLAKAFGVYAVTESVQSLERNRFASACLTRAAIDIVPDMAGTGIEDTSFLKGWIGNDVVRAERKFKASFEFKPQTKLIYGANELPPTKDPTHGYFRRILLYPMMERFKRQGPGWVERLRTPEALSYMCYLGLLHYRQMRREGRNITESKEMLREKDFYWRANDLVKAAIDEGIIELGKDYSVPRDLLQKAMEIYAKETGRKYPGAAKLLERLRNYAPHKIDYSRPRWKGGRIHVWTGVRLGEAGRSLLVSREVVNLDRRTLEYITLPVTEAYARERNLEDVESLENGELPKGDLQ, from the coding sequence ATGAGCGAGCATGCCTTCTGTGGAAGTCCCGAGGAGTCTATCGACTTCCTGCGGTGGTGGTTCGAGGGTGGCGCCGGCTATGTGGAGATCCGGCCGATTCCGAATCGAAAGGACGATCGGGAAACGGCGATCAAGGCCGTCAAGGCGCGGCGGTCGTTCACCACGAAGGACTTTGAGGCATTGCGCGACTACTTCGCGAGAGGCTATCAGAGTCCGGACATGGCGCGGTGCGGCTGGTACTTTGGCACCTGCTTGCGGGATAAGCCAGTGCAGCGGACGCAGGAGGGGCGCTGGATTGGCGGCAGCGCGGAGGACGTGGTGGCTTGTCCAGGCGCTTGGGCCGACGTGGACGACCACGGTCGGGAAGACGACGAGGAGCGCATGGCGCAAGCGGAACGTGTGCTGGTTATGCTGGCGGAAAAGGGCTTTGTTCCAAGCGCGGTCGTGCGTTCGGGTGGAGGACGGGGACGGCACCTGTACTTCAAGTTCATGCGCCCCGTGGATCCTGAGACGGGACGACGAATCGTCTGGAAGCTCGCAAAGGTGTTGTCGAGTGATCTCAATGTGGCGGATGTTGCGAGAGTGATGCGGATTCCAGGCTCAATGCACACTCGGGCGGGGCGCATCGTCAAGGTCACGGTTGAAGAGTTGCGCAAGGACGCGCTGTACAGGCCGGACGAGCTCGAAACAGCGATTGATGAGATTGCTGAAGCGCTGGGCGTTGACTTGACCCGGACAGAGTCGGTGCCCTCGGTAAGTGACGGCGCTGAGTTCACGGGGGATTGGAAGCCCGTCCCTGCGGAGTTTGTCGAAGAGCAACTTCCGACCATTTGTGCAAGGTTCAAGGCTTATGTGCAGGATCCCAACATTGTGAGCGAACCGATATGGCATAAGATGGCGTGCTTGCTGAAATCGATGAATCCCGACTCTTCCCTCTTTCACAAGTGGTCGGAAGGCTATGACATGGGACCGGACAAGCGATACAACTGGAGCGAGACCGAGAGAAAGTTCCGCTCGTCACGGCCGTTGGCTGTTCGGTGTTCCACGTTCCAAGAACTCGATCCGATGAGTGTTTGCGCAGCGTGCAGGCACTTTCAACGGGGTTCCAGTCCGGCGACGTTTGTTCGGAGAGCCTATGCGGCGCAATTAGGACTTCCGGGACTCTACGGCGCCCCGGTTGAAGCTGACGGACCGAAGATGGACGGGCTTCCGACACAAACGACGGAAGAGGCGCTGCATGCTAACGGAGGAACTCGGGTCGCCGCGGGCGCAGAGGACTGGGTTGAAGCTCCCGAGGACGTGATCGTACATGAGCCCGTCGCTTGGACGGAGGATTTAAGCGAGGCGCCGGAAGACAACACGAACTGGAGCGAACAGCCGTTTACGAATCGCACTGCTCGGGAATGGGCGCGGGCGAAAAAGTGGCATTTCGTCTACATCGATGAGGAAAAGGGCAAGGAACATCTGCTGCTTCGTCGCATGGCGACCACGATCAAGAAGGATTTCAATCTGCAGTACTTCTTCCAATCCTGCTACTACTACGACGGGACGATTTACACGACGCCGACCGACGACGGGGAAGACGAGGCCGTCATTCGGGACTTCATCTTGGAGGCCCTGGAGACCTTGAAACCGACCTGGGCGACGTGGTCGCGCGCGGAAGAGATCAAGCGGATGCTCATTAACAACGTCCAGCGCGACAAAGACCATTCCGTCGAATCCATTCGGGTGCATGAGGTTTGGAACACCGAGCCGTTGGTGCCGTTCGCGAACGGACTGCTGGACATGAGCGATCCGTTTGACCACGATTGGCGCGTCTATGATTTCTCGCCAAAGCATCGAATTAACTGGAAGCTGACGATTCCGTTCTTCGAAAATTGGCACCGAACTCCGAAGTCATGGACGCTTGCGATGAAGGACGCGGAAGTCGACGTGCTGGACTTCTTCCGCACGACGTTTCCTGACGACGAGACGCGACGTTCGATCCTCGAGTTTCTTGGTTATTGCTTGTGCAGGTGGGATCAGTCCGAAGAGTGTTACGCCATTCTCTACGGGCCCGGTCAAAACGGCAAGTCGACGCTTCTCGGCATGCTGGCGAAGGCCTTCGGGGTTTATGCGGTGACGGAAAGCGTGCAAAGTCTCGAGCGCAACCGCTTCGCGTCGGCTTGTTTGACTCGGGCGGCCATCGACATCGTGCCGGACATGGCGGGCACAGGGATCGAGGACACCAGCTTCCTGAAAGGCTGGATCGGCAACGATGTGGTCCGAGCCGAGCGCAAGTTCAAGGCGTCGTTCGAATTCAAGCCGCAGACGAAGTTGATTTACGGCGCGAACGAGTTACCGCCGACCAAAGACCCGACACATGGTTACTTCCGAAGGATTCTTCTGTACCCGATGATGGAGCGCTTCAAGCGGCAAGGCCCGGGGTGGGTGGAACGGCTGAGGACGCCCGAGGCGCTGTCGTACATGTGCTATCTCGGGTTGCTGCACTATCGGCAGATGCGACGTGAAGGTCGCAACATCACGGAGTCCAAAGAGATGCTTCGCGAGAAGGATTTTTATTGGAGAGCAAATGACTTGGTCAAGGCAGCCATCGACGAAGGGATCATCGAGCTAGGGAAAGATTACAGTGTGCCGCGGGACCTGCTCCAGAAGGCGATGGAGATCTACGCGAAGGAGACGGGGCGCAAGTATCCGGGAGCTGCGAAGTTACTCGAACGGTTGCGCAACTATGCTCCCCACAAGATCGATTATTCGCGGCCTAGATGGAAAGGCGGAAGAATTCACGTATGGACAGGTGTGAGACTTGGCGAAGCAGGACGGTCGTTGCTGGTCAGTCGTGAAGTCGTGAATTTGGACCGCCGCACTCTTGAATACATCACTTTACCAGTCACGGAAGCTTATGCTCGCGAACGAAACTTAGAGGATGTAGAATCGCTGGAAAATGGGGAATTGCCCAAAGGCGATCTTCAATAG
- the yhbH gene encoding sporulation protein YhbH, whose translation MVEFTLQREDWSLHRKGHIDQERHREKVREAIREHLADLVSDESLIMSDGKQIIKIPIRSLEEYRIRYNFQKGKHVGSGSGDTAVGDLVARGKPDADGQPGPGQGEGAGSEPGVDYAEAEVTLEDIQQELFRELELPDLAEKDEADMVVDTVEFRDVRKKGITANIDKKRTLLQALRHAKKDDRVVITPDDLRYKTWETIVKPDSNAVILAMMDLSGSMGLFEKYCARTFFFWMTRFLRTKYANVQIRYIAHHTEAHEVDEEYFFTKGESGGTICSSAYQYALDMVNREYPPERYNIYSIHFSDGDNLTSDNEKCVQLVKELSSVSRMFGYAEVNQYSRSSTLMSAYGKLQIPRFRTYVIRDKSEIYGALRHFFSQQQGVKSA comes from the coding sequence GTGGTCGAATTCACACTTCAACGCGAAGACTGGTCACTCCACCGCAAAGGGCATATCGATCAAGAGCGCCATCGCGAAAAGGTGCGCGAGGCCATTCGGGAACATCTCGCCGATCTCGTCAGCGATGAAAGCCTGATCATGTCGGACGGGAAGCAGATCATCAAGATTCCTATCCGGTCGCTTGAGGAGTACCGCATTCGGTACAACTTTCAGAAAGGCAAGCACGTTGGCAGCGGATCCGGTGACACGGCCGTGGGCGATCTCGTCGCCCGCGGCAAGCCGGACGCCGACGGACAGCCCGGTCCGGGTCAGGGCGAGGGCGCCGGATCGGAGCCGGGGGTCGACTACGCCGAGGCGGAGGTGACGCTGGAGGACATCCAGCAGGAGCTGTTCCGGGAGCTCGAACTTCCCGATCTCGCCGAAAAGGACGAGGCGGACATGGTCGTGGACACCGTGGAATTTCGCGACGTCCGCAAGAAGGGCATCACGGCCAACATCGACAAGAAACGGACCTTGCTTCAGGCCCTTCGCCACGCCAAGAAGGACGATCGCGTCGTGATCACGCCGGACGATCTGCGCTACAAGACATGGGAGACCATCGTCAAGCCAGATTCGAACGCGGTCATCCTCGCGATGATGGATCTGTCGGGATCGATGGGCCTGTTCGAGAAGTACTGCGCAAGGACCTTCTTCTTTTGGATGACGCGGTTTCTGCGCACGAAGTACGCCAACGTCCAGATTCGGTACATCGCCCATCATACCGAGGCGCATGAGGTCGACGAGGAGTACTTTTTCACAAAGGGCGAGAGCGGGGGTACCATCTGTTCGTCCGCGTATCAGTATGCGCTCGACATGGTGAACCGGGAGTATCCGCCCGAGCGGTACAACATTTATTCCATCCACTTTTCGGACGGCGACAACCTGACGTCGGACAATGAAAAATGTGTGCAGTTGGTGAAGGAACTTTCCAGCGTTTCGCGCATGTTTGGCTACGCAGAGGTGAACCAATACTCGCGTTCGTCGACGTTGATGAGTGCATACGGGAAGCTCCAGATTCCTCGATTTCGCACGTACGTGATACGAGATAAATCCGAGATCTACGGTGCGCTTCGCCACTTCTTTTCCCAGCAGCAAGGGGTGAAGAGCGCATGA
- a CDS encoding helix-turn-helix domain-containing protein, translating into MMMTFGERLAQLRRSKGLSQYALAEQLKMTRGQIANYEQGTREPDIETLKKLADFFDVSIDFLVLGKPNVSDFNGLTNEVKRTLEALSQMSVEKQQEVADFAEYLRSKEEQPVVEYDVREIAANMEKALYAHGDEDLIQHFEEIMRRVIRRYDERASQDQQNR; encoded by the coding sequence ATGATGATGACGTTTGGCGAACGTTTGGCACAGTTACGCCGGTCAAAAGGTTTGAGTCAATACGCTTTAGCGGAACAACTCAAAATGACACGCGGGCAAATCGCTAATTATGAGCAGGGCACAAGAGAACCTGACATTGAGACTTTGAAGAAACTAGCGGATTTCTTCGATGTAAGTATCGACTTTCTCGTATTGGGAAAGCCCAATGTGTCAGATTTTAACGGCTTGACTAATGAGGTTAAAAGAACGTTGGAAGCGCTATCTCAAATGTCAGTCGAGAAGCAGCAAGAGGTCGCCGATTTTGCCGAATACCTGAGATCCAAGGAAGAACAGCCTGTGGTAGAATATGACGTGCGAGAAATTGCAGCGAATATGGAAAAAGCATTGTACGCGCACGGAGACGAAGACCTTATTCAACACTTTGAGGAGATCATGAGACGTGTCATTCGTCGATATGATGAACGTGCCAGCCAAGACCAGCAGAATCGGTGA
- a CDS encoding helix-turn-helix transcriptional regulator, whose product MLQSRLREARIAKNMKPSDVAKAVGITERAYRYIEAGERVPSLETAIKLEQVLGIPPRELLVQSNSTSEPGSEQGEHTA is encoded by the coding sequence GTGTTGCAGTCTCGACTTCGCGAGGCGCGAATTGCTAAGAACATGAAGCCTTCCGATGTAGCCAAAGCAGTTGGAATCACAGAACGAGCCTATCGGTACATCGAAGCGGGCGAGAGAGTCCCGTCGTTAGAAACCGCGATTAAGTTGGAACAAGTTCTTGGAATTCCGCCTCGTGAACTGTTAGTTCAAAGCAATTCTACATCGGAACCAGGGAGTGAACAAGGTGAGCACACGGCCTGA
- a CDS encoding recombinase family protein translates to MTVALYCRVSTDEQAEHGFSIDNQKERLIAFCKSQGWDQYRLYIDDGYTGTNMDRPALQRLIKHIKEKKIDTVIVYKLDRLSRKQRDVLYLLEDVFDKNNVVFKSATEPFDTSTPLGKAMLGILAVFAQLERDTIIERLSTGQKLRVKSGKFSGGRIPFGYVYNSQTGKFEVSPHEAFLVREVYKKYLQGYSLSDLSDWIESQTSARYWDHARIRDMLTRETYTGVMPYGTLRSTEIAPPIIERELWEQVQQEMVRRREGFTPKGEYLLSGLLRCAECGSSFIHVIRKKGPYVYYLYGCRSQHQRPKKVPRRAPKQACTVGYRNREELESWVIEQVKRIARLDAEEFEHQIANIETNSDETEDTLRDLRKNLSDIEHKLNRWYEAFEEGTIDATQLRDRIKHLEEERRRLQTNIEELQDTLVKDTQPQRVFNAAKLIEEAWDYMTFDEKKNVLRAAISYIEIPRKGQPPVIHWNV, encoded by the coding sequence ATGACGGTGGCTTTGTACTGTAGGGTATCGACAGACGAACAAGCCGAGCATGGTTTCTCTATCGACAATCAGAAAGAACGATTGATTGCCTTTTGTAAATCACAAGGATGGGATCAATATCGGCTGTACATAGACGACGGATACACTGGTACGAACATGGATCGACCGGCGCTGCAGAGGCTCATCAAACACATCAAAGAAAAAAAGATCGATACAGTAATCGTGTACAAGCTTGATAGGTTAAGCAGAAAACAACGCGACGTGCTGTATCTACTCGAAGACGTTTTTGATAAGAACAATGTGGTGTTCAAGAGCGCTACAGAACCCTTTGACACTAGTACGCCGCTCGGCAAAGCAATGTTAGGTATTCTCGCGGTATTCGCTCAACTTGAACGGGACACCATCATTGAGCGCCTATCTACTGGACAAAAACTTCGTGTTAAATCGGGGAAATTTTCCGGCGGGAGAATTCCTTTTGGCTACGTCTATAATTCCCAGACTGGAAAGTTTGAAGTGTCACCTCATGAAGCCTTTCTTGTGAGGGAGGTGTATAAAAAATATCTTCAAGGATACAGTCTTAGTGATTTGTCTGATTGGATCGAATCACAGACATCCGCTCGTTATTGGGATCACGCAAGGATTCGAGACATGTTGACCAGAGAAACGTATACGGGTGTTATGCCATATGGAACTCTAAGAAGTACAGAAATCGCCCCACCCATCATCGAACGCGAATTGTGGGAACAAGTACAACAGGAAATGGTTCGAAGACGCGAAGGCTTTACTCCTAAAGGCGAATACTTGTTGTCCGGTCTTTTGCGGTGCGCGGAATGCGGAAGTTCTTTCATACACGTCATTCGCAAAAAGGGACCGTATGTCTATTACTTGTATGGATGCAGATCTCAACACCAACGCCCTAAAAAGGTACCAAGAAGGGCTCCGAAACAAGCTTGCACCGTCGGTTATCGCAATCGTGAAGAGTTGGAGTCATGGGTAATCGAACAGGTGAAACGAATAGCAAGGTTGGATGCAGAAGAATTTGAACACCAAATCGCAAATATAGAAACCAATTCTGATGAAACCGAAGATACACTTAGGGATTTAAGGAAAAACCTATCAGATATAGAGCATAAGTTGAATAGATGGTACGAGGCCTTTGAAGAGGGGACGATAGATGCTACGCAGTTGCGAGATCGGATTAAGCATCTCGAAGAGGAAAGAAGGAGATTACAGACCAATATTGAAGAATTGCAAGACACACTTGTGAAAGATACACAACCGCAACGTGTGTTCAACGCTGCAAAGCTTATTGAAGAGGCTTGGGATTACATGACCTTTGATGAAAAGAAAAATGTCTTACGTGCCGCGATTTCGTATATTGAGATCCCTCGAAAGGGACAACCGCCGGTCATCCATTGGAATGTCTAG
- a CDS encoding helix-turn-helix domain-containing protein yields MIVGTIVLVKCARRIFMSSFPERLSELLSATNSTKRALARAIGISERMIQYYITGAKSPTLDVLVAMADYFNVGLDYLAGRSDDPTPPPRSPSSGWDP; encoded by the coding sequence ATGATAGTTGGAACTATAGTTCTTGTCAAGTGCGCAAGGAGAATTTTCATGTCCTCATTTCCGGAACGCTTGTCAGAACTTTTGTCTGCGACCAATTCAACAAAACGTGCCCTAGCGCGCGCGATTGGGATATCAGAGCGCATGATTCAGTACTACATCACTGGCGCTAAGAGCCCCACTCTCGATGTTCTTGTGGCGATGGCCGACTACTTTAATGTGGGGCTCGACTACTTAGCCGGGCGTTCCGATGACCCCACGCCCCCACCCCGCTCCCCCTCATCTGGGTGGGATCCGTAG
- a CDS encoding helix-turn-helix domain-containing protein — MTLFSQRLTELLDRTGTTRRSFAQALGVSERMVQYYITGKKDPTVETLIAIADFFDVSLDYLVGRSENPERK, encoded by the coding sequence ATGACTCTTTTTTCTCAGCGACTGACCGAATTACTCGACCGAACGGGAACCACGCGTCGGTCGTTTGCACAGGCACTCGGAGTCTCTGAACGCATGGTGCAGTACTACATAACCGGAAAGAAAGATCCAACAGTTGAAACTCTAATTGCCATTGCTGATTTCTTTGATGTGAGTTTGGACTATCTTGTTGGTCGCTCAGAGAATCCAGAACGAAAATGA
- a CDS encoding helix-turn-helix transcriptional regulator: protein MSGVRTKLVEARGDKPRSLVARELGITPQALGMIERGQRTPRFSLMQKIADYYGKSVDELFREEHSTCP from the coding sequence ATGTCAGGGGTAAGAACCAAATTAGTCGAAGCCAGGGGTGATAAGCCGAGAAGCCTAGTGGCGCGGGAACTCGGCATTACGCCGCAAGCATTAGGAATGATTGAACGCGGCCAGCGTACCCCGCGATTTTCGCTTATGCAAAAAATTGCTGACTACTACGGAAAAAGTGTTGACGAATTATTTCGGGAGGAACACAGTACGTGTCCATGA
- a CDS encoding PD-(D/E)XK nuclease family protein gives MEVLTHSRIAMRQVCPQKEHYHYVERLRPREVAWALSVGSAWHKGLEVWQRGEADEDGAVAAGLATLDWIRPENDEEAYKLQLERIRTEVMIRFAIRHFRPRNLVAVEREFQLPIVNPATGRKSRKYLLGGKIDGVCEDEQGKLWILENKTTASIEQFKQSYGMSQQLTLYVYAAARIFDRPIAGAVVRSVQKSRMEPKHRNGEMVETWEDFRDRLMAEYEENPAKYLSEDEVLRSSEQVKQLEAELWMECLERNWQARSGVIRHNTSNCHQYGGCPFLPLCLGVEGARESMFFVSSTTHDELSLNETA, from the coding sequence GTGGAAGTTCTTACTCATTCGCGCATCGCCATGAGGCAGGTTTGCCCACAAAAGGAACATTACCACTATGTGGAACGTCTTCGCCCGCGCGAGGTCGCTTGGGCACTGAGTGTCGGTTCGGCATGGCACAAGGGGCTGGAGGTTTGGCAGCGCGGGGAAGCTGACGAAGACGGTGCGGTGGCGGCGGGGCTGGCGACCCTGGACTGGATCCGGCCTGAAAACGATGAAGAGGCGTACAAGCTTCAACTTGAGCGGATCCGTACAGAAGTCATGATCCGGTTCGCGATTCGACACTTCCGGCCGCGGAATCTAGTTGCCGTCGAGCGTGAGTTCCAACTTCCGATCGTCAATCCAGCCACCGGACGCAAGTCGAGAAAATACTTGCTCGGTGGAAAAATCGACGGGGTTTGTGAGGATGAACAAGGAAAGTTGTGGATTCTTGAGAACAAGACCACGGCTTCCATCGAACAGTTCAAGCAAAGCTACGGTATGTCCCAACAACTAACATTATATGTCTACGCTGCAGCACGGATCTTTGACAGACCGATTGCAGGCGCTGTTGTTCGAAGTGTTCAGAAATCGAGAATGGAACCCAAACATCGCAACGGTGAGATGGTGGAAACCTGGGAAGACTTCCGGGACCGCTTGATGGCGGAGTATGAGGAGAATCCAGCCAAGTATTTGAGTGAGGATGAGGTGCTGAGGAGTTCGGAGCAGGTCAAACAGCTTGAAGCTGAGTTGTGGATGGAGTGCTTGGAACGCAATTGGCAAGCGCGTTCCGGAGTAATTCGTCACAACACGAGCAATTGCCATCAGTACGGCGGCTGCCCATTCCTTCCACTTTGCCTTGGTGTAGAAGGTGCAAGAGAGTCAATGTTCTTCGTCAGTTCGACAACGCATGACGAACTGAGTCTCAACGAAACAGCGTGA